In one Antennarius striatus isolate MH-2024 chromosome 15, ASM4005453v1, whole genome shotgun sequence genomic region, the following are encoded:
- the LOC137608526 gene encoding zinc finger protein 345-like, whose amino-acid sequence MFPLQTIEIQVYAVMETLMKAAVTELGTVLDKCLDNAVAAQRSRTPSMFVEDEEEESEATPAGFNEALTKQFASLMEVWVRAAVEKILLMFKVSECEAEEELAAQQGAGLSGKTEQKSSKPAAGRVNGLQNQSPSKRSSQTEKKNAGELNPCTRKDHIYYRADEAMHEEAEGTPTQSMSRLVRKDAVKEDSDATTSVLKIKTKRTVESFRCPSCDKSFALKCLMDRHYLTHSKPHVCSECGKCFAGLAGLAAHSRRHTGEKLYRCSDCGTEFAYKYTLDRHMRRHSLKRPLTHTCTLCENQFTGLLALQRHRCCALKKTFVCSLCPDTFECRQRLADHENLHSGDRDFICEMCGETFFSLSSLATHRVTHTQKENCCDLLGVGMSDPRVLKNHMSKHTGVKLFSCEVCGKGCSHQSALKHHMLTHTGERPYICETCGKRCSHASALQNHMRIHTGKKVGQPVCSVCGKKFRRTVSLKYHMSVHTGVKPYACDQCDKKFSSPSNLKLHMIIHSGEKMYGCNICGRRFTQSSSLKLHRRIHTGERPYRCSACGNGFMYSTELKKHQRSHLPDGDAPSEQQ is encoded by the exons ATGTTCCCCCTGCAGACTATCGAGATTCAGGTTTACGCTGTAATGGAGACTCTAATGAAGGCGGCCGTGACGGAGCTCGGCACAGTTCTGGACAAGTGCTTGGATAACGCCGTGGCCGCTCAACGCTCCAGGACTCCATCAATGTTTGtcgaggatgaagaggaggagagcgaAGCGACTCCAGCAGGGTTTAATGAAGCACTGACG AAACAGTTTGCATCTCTGATGGAGGTCTGGGTCAGAGCTGCTGTAGAGAAAATTTTGCTGATGTTCAAAGTGTCTGAGTGTGAAGCGGAGGAAGAGCTTGCTGCACAGCAGGGGGCCGGACTGAGTGGCAAGACGGAGCAGAAGAGCTCCAAACCAGCAGCTGGGCGAGTGAACGGCCTCCAAAACC AATCCCCATCTAAGAGATCTTctcagacagaaaagaaaaatgcaggAGAACTTAATCCATGTACAAGAAAAGATCACATCTATTACCGAG CCGATGAAGCCATGCACGAAGAAGCTGAAGGGACGCCAACACAGTCCATGTCACGGCTGGTCAGGAAAGACGCGGTCAAGGAGGACTCCGACGCTACGACTTCAGTGTTGAAGATTAAAACGAAGAGGACAGTGGAGTCTTTCAGATGTCCTTCCTGTGACAAATCCTTTGCTCTGAAGTGTCTGATGGACAGACACTACTTGACACACTCCAAACCTCACGTTTGCTCTGAGTGCGGCAAATGTTTTGCGGGACTCGCAGGACTGGCCGCTCACTCCAGACGTCACACCGGAGAGAAGCTGTACAGGTGTTCCGACTGTGGGACGGAGTTTGCTTATAAGTACACCCTCGACAGACACATGCGTCGGCACAGCCTGAAGAGACCGCTCACTCACACGTGCACGCTGTGTGAGAATCAGTTCACCGGGCTGTTGGCGCTCCAGCGGCACAGATGCTGCGCCTTGAAAAAGACGTTTGTCTGTTCACTGTGCCCAGACACGTTTGAGTGCCGGCAGCGTTTGGCCGATCACGAGAACCTCCATTCGGGAGACCGAGATTTTATCTGTGAAATGTGTGGTGAGACTTTCTTCTCATTGTCATCCTTGGCCACACACAGGGTGACTCACACGCAAaaagaaaactgctgtgactTGCTTGGCGTTGGAATGAGTGATCCGAGGGTCCTCAAAAATCACATGAGTAAACACACCGGAGTAAAACTTTTCTCCTGTGAGGTTTGCGGTAAAGGTTGCAGTCACCAGAGTGCTCTCAAACACCACATGCTGACCCACACGGGAGAAAGGCCGTACATCTGCGAGACCTGTGGAAAGCGCTGTAGCCACGCCAGCGCGCTTCAGAACCACATGAGGATCCACACGGGGAAGAAAGTGGGGCAGCCAGTCTGCAGCGTCTGTGGGAAGAAATTCCGCCGAACGGTCAGTCTAAAATACCACATGAGCGTCCACACGGGGGTGAAGCCCTACGCTTGTGATCAGTGTGATAAAAAGTTCAGCAGTCCCAGCAACCTCAAGTTACACATGATCATTCACTCTGGGGAGAAGATGTACGGCTGCAACATCTGTGGAAGGAGGTTCACGCAGTCCAGCAGCCTCAAGCTGCACAGGAGGATCCACACGGGAGAACGACCGTATCGCTGCTCGGCCTGCGGGAACGGATTCATGTACAGCACCGAGCTCAAGAAACATCAGAGGAGTCACCTGCCAGATGGCGATGCACCGTCTGAACAGCAGTGA